Proteins co-encoded in one Montipora capricornis isolate CH-2021 chromosome 12, ASM3666992v2, whole genome shotgun sequence genomic window:
- the LOC138026129 gene encoding RNA-binding protein 4B-like isoform X2, protein MASEDDNKDSLAEVNNQNDNNTETTDPAASSDAKGESSEDKSTTAVDNDEGEKEVKLYVGNLPDQCRRAALQELFDKFGKVSQCDIVKNFAFVHMVGEKNAKEALENLDDSEFCGTHIQVQYAKTKGKPSEDECFSCGKHGHWAKDCPKRRRFDDRRDYRRNDYGPPRRGPYDRPPPNYYDPYMDRRGGYPPARDYYGYQYRSRSPGRSPPRYTGFYEGYPRHDGYGSRRY, encoded by the exons ATGGCCAGCGAAGACGATAACAAGGACAGTCTTGCAGAGGTCAACAATCAGAACGATAATAACACTGAAACTACCGACCCTGCGGCGTCGTCAGACGCAAAAGGTGAaagcagtgaggacaaaagCACTACTGCAGTCGACAATGATGAAGGAGAGAAAGAAGTGAAATTGTACGTTGGAAATCTGCCCGACCAGTGTAGACGAGCGGCCTTGCAAGAGCTCTTCGATAAGTTTGGGAAGGTTTCGCAGTGCGATATTGTAAAAAACTTTGCTTTTGTG CACATGGTGGGAGAAAAGAATGCGAAAGAGGCTCTCGAGAATTTAGATGATTCTGAATTCTGTGGAACCCACATCCAAGTACAG TATGCTAAAACCAAAGGCAAACCATCTGAAGATGAGTGCTTTTCATGTGGGAAACATGGCCACTG gGCAAAAGACTGCCCCAAAAGGCGAAG GTTTGACGATCGTCGCGACTATCGACGTAACGACTATGGACCACCAAGAAGGGGTCCTTATGACCGGCCGCCACCTAATTACTATGACCCGTATATGGACCGAAGAGGTGGCTACCCACCAGCCAGGGATTACTATGGCTATCAATACAGAAGTCGAAGCCCAGGAAGGTCTCCTCCAAG
- the LOC138026129 gene encoding RNA-binding protein 4B-like isoform X1: MASEDDNKDSLAEVNNQNDNNTETTDPAASSDAKGESSEDKSTTAVDNDEGEKEVKLYVGNLPDQCRRAALQELFDKFGKVSQCDIVKNFAFVHMVGEKNAKEALENLDDSEFCGTHIQVQYAKTKGKPSEDECFSCGKHGHWAKDCPKRRRFDDRRDYRRNDYGPPRRGPYDRPPPNYYDPYMDRRGGYPPARDYYGYQYRSRSPGRSPPRYTGFYEGYPRHDGYGSRRMCAVR; the protein is encoded by the exons ATGGCCAGCGAAGACGATAACAAGGACAGTCTTGCAGAGGTCAACAATCAGAACGATAATAACACTGAAACTACCGACCCTGCGGCGTCGTCAGACGCAAAAGGTGAaagcagtgaggacaaaagCACTACTGCAGTCGACAATGATGAAGGAGAGAAAGAAGTGAAATTGTACGTTGGAAATCTGCCCGACCAGTGTAGACGAGCGGCCTTGCAAGAGCTCTTCGATAAGTTTGGGAAGGTTTCGCAGTGCGATATTGTAAAAAACTTTGCTTTTGTG CACATGGTGGGAGAAAAGAATGCGAAAGAGGCTCTCGAGAATTTAGATGATTCTGAATTCTGTGGAACCCACATCCAAGTACAG TATGCTAAAACCAAAGGCAAACCATCTGAAGATGAGTGCTTTTCATGTGGGAAACATGGCCACTG gGCAAAAGACTGCCCCAAAAGGCGAAG GTTTGACGATCGTCGCGACTATCGACGTAACGACTATGGACCACCAAGAAGGGGTCCTTATGACCGGCCGCCACCTAATTACTATGACCCGTATATGGACCGAAGAGGTGGCTACCCACCAGCCAGGGATTACTATGGCTATCAATACAGAAGTCGAAGCCCAGGAAGGTCTCCTCCAAG